The following proteins come from a genomic window of Nostoc sp. ATCC 53789:
- a CDS encoding pentapeptide repeat-containing protein: protein MLNLPAQDLRHTAIQFLEQSPLQRLQILKQLGIGRYEFLTKIRLNEANIICMMRFFKYPSQLKFPNLIGADLSGLILDDVNFIRGNLSGANLQGSSLVNADLLFANLMKADLRNADLRGATLDETIWLETLVDKCHLGLGTGLTLLQRQDLQLRGARFNS, encoded by the coding sequence ATGCTAAATCTGCCGGCTCAAGACCTACGCCATACAGCCATCCAGTTTTTAGAACAAAGTCCCCTACAGCGTCTACAAATTCTTAAGCAACTGGGAATTGGTCGTTATGAGTTTTTAACTAAAATCCGCCTAAATGAAGCAAATATCATCTGTATGATGCGGTTTTTTAAATATCCAAGTCAGCTAAAATTTCCAAATCTAATAGGAGCAGATTTATCTGGCTTAATTTTAGATGATGTAAACTTCATCCGAGGCAATTTGTCTGGAGCAAATCTACAAGGTAGTAGTTTAGTCAATGCAGACCTCTTATTTGCAAATTTAATGAAAGCCGATTTGAGAAATGCAGATTTGCGAGGTGCAACTTTGGATGAGACTATTTGGTTAGAGACTCTAGTAGATAAGTGTCACCTGGGTCTAGGTACTGGTTTAACTCTGCTACAACGTCAAGATTTACAACTGCGCGGGGCTAGATTTAACTCTTGA
- a CDS encoding PrsW family intramembrane metalloprotease — translation MVDFSLLLWSAIPPLLLLGYYYYRVPFAPPLLKLLMFFGIGAISGILALRLEWNFETVANWVVDWERIKRSLPGAILRQLVEVGSIEEGCKLAGVVVPTYYLQRTYRLLPSTVFLFTIAVALGFTAEENWIYLFHNTGSILGRTISTPVHAMFSAPWGYALGMYIASKNRLDQDRKFILWAWLNSVICHALVNILSSACSYSPALCFLNYGLFPFLLWMFWRLEQLLRKVQGKPVITLISERTPQRRYWQRGLVLFALVLGGNAIFGLFLLANKIIPLSPSKLFDSYILWFIFSRFLLNLFFGILAWGIYRYLRHSARRRYF, via the coding sequence GTGGTTGATTTTTCTCTACTGCTGTGGTCAGCAATACCACCCTTGCTGCTGCTAGGCTACTACTACTATCGAGTACCATTTGCCCCACCTCTGTTAAAGTTACTGATGTTCTTTGGCATCGGGGCAATATCTGGTATTTTAGCCCTTAGACTTGAATGGAATTTTGAAACTGTAGCCAATTGGGTTGTAGACTGGGAACGGATCAAGCGATCGCTCCCTGGTGCAATCTTGCGGCAGCTTGTAGAAGTAGGTTCAATTGAAGAAGGCTGCAAGTTAGCAGGGGTTGTTGTGCCAACCTACTATTTGCAACGCACGTATCGATTACTTCCCTCAACTGTTTTCCTCTTCACCATAGCCGTTGCCCTTGGATTTACCGCCGAAGAGAACTGGATTTATCTTTTTCACAATACAGGATCAATTCTTGGGCGTACTATCAGCACGCCAGTCCATGCCATGTTCTCTGCGCCTTGGGGATATGCCTTGGGAATGTATATTGCGTCTAAGAATCGGTTAGATCAAGACAGGAAGTTCATTCTTTGGGCTTGGCTGAATTCTGTAATCTGTCATGCCCTAGTTAACATTCTATCTAGTGCTTGCAGTTACTCACCAGCGCTATGTTTCCTTAATTATGGTTTATTTCCGTTTCTCTTGTGGATGTTTTGGCGACTAGAACAATTACTGCGAAAAGTGCAAGGTAAACCTGTAATTACCCTGATTTCAGAACGTACACCCCAGCGACGTTACTGGCAGAGGGGTTTAGTGCTTTTTGCCCTCGTGCTGGGTGGAAATGCTATTTTTGGGCTGTTTCTCTTAGCCAATAAAATTATTCCTTTGAGTCCGTCCAAGCTTTTTGACAGTTATATTTTGTGGTTTATATTTAGTCGCTTTTTGCTAAATCTCTTTTTTGGAATTTTAGCTTGGGGCATTTATCGCTATTTGCGACATTCCGCCCGCCGTCGGTATTTTTAA
- a CDS encoding 6-carboxytetrahydropterin synthase, with amino-acid sequence MQCIVNRRAQFSASHRYWLPELSEAENIEKFGACSKFPGHGHNYVLFISLAGELDKYGMVLNLSDVKHVIKREVTSQLDFSYINDAWTEFQQTLPTTENIARIIWQRLAPHLPLVRVQLFEHPELWADYIGNAMEAYLTISTHFSAAHRLAHPHLSNEENTEIYGKCARPHGHGHNYHLEVTVKGEIDARTGMIVDLGGLNQVIEDYVVEPFDHTFLNKDIPYFAEIVPTAENIALYISNLLRSPIQELGAKLHKVKLIESPNNSCEIYCTESESDSVSADVNQPVLARV; translated from the coding sequence ATGCAATGTATTGTGAATCGCCGCGCCCAGTTTTCGGCAAGTCATCGCTATTGGTTGCCGGAACTGAGTGAAGCCGAGAATATTGAAAAATTTGGTGCTTGCTCTAAATTTCCTGGACACGGACATAACTATGTCTTATTTATCTCCCTTGCGGGGGAATTGGATAAGTATGGTATGGTGCTGAACTTGTCTGATGTCAAACACGTAATCAAACGAGAAGTTACCAGTCAATTGGATTTCTCTTATATCAACGATGCGTGGACAGAATTTCAACAAACTTTACCCACCACTGAGAATATTGCCCGAATTATCTGGCAGAGGTTAGCACCGCATTTGCCTTTAGTCCGTGTGCAGTTATTTGAACATCCTGAACTTTGGGCAGATTATATAGGAAACGCAATGGAAGCATACCTTACTATCAGTACTCACTTTAGCGCCGCCCATCGGCTAGCTCATCCTCATCTCAGTAACGAAGAAAACACTGAGATTTATGGTAAGTGCGCCCGTCCCCACGGTCATGGACACAATTATCATCTAGAAGTCACCGTCAAAGGAGAAATTGACGCACGCACCGGCATGATTGTCGATTTAGGGGGTTTGAATCAAGTCATAGAAGATTATGTGGTTGAACCATTCGATCACACTTTTTTAAATAAAGACATTCCCTACTTTGCCGAAATTGTGCCTACTGCTGAGAATATCGCACTTTACATTAGTAATTTATTGCGATCGCCCATTCAAGAATTGGGAGCTAAACTTCACAAAGTGAAACTGATTGAAAGTCCTAATAACTCCTGCGAAATTTACTGCACGGAGTCAGAATCAGATTCAGTCAGCGCAGATGTGAATCAGCCAGTATTAGCACGAGTTTAG
- the mscL gene encoding large conductance mechanosensitive channel protein MscL — MARARRTSGFLRDFQEFAFKGNVIDLAIAVIIGTAFSRVITSFVEAVIMPLINPLIGVTGKELRTIAIGPGIVIGQFLGAIIDFLTIALILFVAIRALQKLKRQEDVPVESLTSDANVIAQERLTGALDRLSQTLESRNNQVL, encoded by the coding sequence ATGGCAAGAGCAAGAAGAACAAGTGGCTTTTTAAGGGATTTTCAAGAATTTGCTTTCAAAGGTAATGTGATTGACTTAGCGATCGCAGTCATCATCGGTACTGCCTTCAGCCGGGTTATCACCTCCTTTGTTGAGGCTGTGATTATGCCATTGATTAACCCCTTGATTGGCGTGACTGGCAAAGAATTGAGAACAATCGCCATAGGCCCAGGAATTGTGATCGGTCAATTTCTTGGCGCAATCATTGACTTTTTAACCATTGCCTTAATTTTATTTGTAGCAATTCGCGCCTTACAAAAATTGAAGAGGCAAGAGGATGTTCCCGTAGAATCCCTAACATCAGACGCTAATGTCATAGCTCAGGAAAGGCTGACTGGGGCGTTGGATAGACTGAGCCAGACATTGGAATCTCGGAATAATCAAGTTTTGTAA
- a CDS encoding J domain-containing protein, with the protein MVNSKHVSNHYETLKVSPSASLAEIKQAYRRLVKLFHPDSNQDTADRDQIILINAAYEILGDNHNRRNYDQQLQNDSQKLNSDRQQRTASAQKHYQTKRKTGREADEQVEEWLRRVYQPVNHLLDGILYSLEEQIEQLAADPFDDELLDEFQEYLQACRDDLKQAQIIFRSLPNPSTLAGTAANLYYSLNQVADGLDELAYFPLNYDERYLHTGQELFRIATRLHCEAQASVI; encoded by the coding sequence ATGGTCAATTCTAAGCACGTTTCTAACCATTACGAAACTCTCAAAGTTAGTCCAAGTGCCAGCCTTGCGGAGATTAAGCAAGCTTATCGCCGCTTGGTTAAGTTATTTCATCCTGACAGTAATCAGGATACAGCCGATCGCGATCAGATTATTCTCATCAATGCAGCTTATGAAATCTTAGGTGACAACCATAATCGCCGCAATTATGACCAACAACTGCAAAATGATTCTCAAAAATTAAATAGCGATCGCCAACAGCGTACAGCATCGGCGCAAAAGCATTACCAGACAAAACGAAAAACAGGGCGGGAAGCTGACGAGCAAGTTGAAGAATGGCTGCGTCGAGTTTATCAACCAGTCAATCATCTACTTGATGGTATTCTCTATTCTCTAGAGGAGCAAATAGAGCAATTAGCTGCCGATCCTTTTGATGATGAGTTGTTAGATGAATTTCAGGAATACTTACAAGCCTGTCGAGATGACCTCAAGCAGGCACAAATTATTTTTCGCTCTCTGCCGAATCCCTCTACTTTAGCAGGAACTGCGGCTAACCTCTATTACAGCCTCAATCAAGTAGCAGATGGGCTTGACGAGTTGGCTTATTTTCCTTTGAACTACGATGAGCGTTATTTACACACAGGTCAAGAACTATTCCGCATAGCTACGAGATTACACTGTGAAGCACAAGCATCTGTTATATAG
- a CDS encoding class I SAM-dependent methyltransferase, whose translation MTATVKTTPGFASRLVNGVLAIKPLANLAKHQARQMMIKRAERIGVPWTQEVETLQAHDWKADLAQVQNPELSYPEYYLRSFHAYEGGNLSWKAACELEVAARTVHAGIWQDAGAEGDARLRQSYHDILKAQIPNQPQEILDLACGVGLSTFTMQEIYPHAKITGLDLSPYFLAVANYRTQQRQAKINWLHAQAESTGLPDASFDLVSIFLMCHELPQSATRQILAEMRRVLRPGGYLAIMDMNPKSEVYQKMPAYILTLLKSTEPYLDEYFALDIEQAFVEAGFQTPTITNNTHRHRTVIAQVSG comes from the coding sequence ATGACTGCTACTGTAAAAACGACTCCTGGCTTCGCTTCCCGCTTGGTAAATGGCGTACTGGCAATCAAGCCTTTAGCCAACCTAGCCAAACATCAAGCCCGTCAAATGATGATTAAACGTGCCGAGAGAATTGGTGTGCCTTGGACGCAAGAAGTCGAAACACTACAAGCGCATGATTGGAAGGCTGATCTAGCTCAAGTACAAAATCCTGAGCTTTCCTACCCAGAATACTATTTGCGGTCATTCCATGCCTACGAAGGTGGAAACCTCAGTTGGAAAGCTGCTTGCGAGTTAGAAGTTGCTGCTCGTACTGTCCATGCTGGAATTTGGCAAGATGCTGGAGCAGAAGGAGATGCTAGACTGCGCCAAAGTTACCACGATATCCTCAAAGCGCAAATCCCCAATCAACCCCAAGAAATCCTAGATTTGGCCTGTGGTGTGGGTTTAAGTACATTTACTATGCAAGAAATTTATCCCCATGCCAAAATTACAGGCTTGGATTTATCTCCCTACTTCTTAGCTGTTGCCAATTACCGGACCCAACAACGCCAAGCTAAAATTAACTGGCTTCATGCCCAAGCAGAATCTACTGGACTACCAGATGCCTCATTTGATTTAGTCTCAATTTTCTTGATGTGTCACGAATTACCCCAGTCAGCAACCCGACAAATTTTAGCTGAAATGCGGCGCGTGCTGCGTCCAGGTGGCTACTTGGCAATCATGGATATGAATCCCAAGTCTGAAGTTTACCAGAAAATGCCAGCCTACATTTTGACGTTGCTCAAAAGTACTGAACCGTATTTAGATGAATATTTTGCTTTGGATATTGAGCAAGCCTTTGTTGAAGCAGGTTTCCAAACTCCCACTATTACCAACAATACTCACCGTCACCGCACAGTAATTGCTCAGGTGAGTGGTTGA
- the cysK gene encoding cysteine synthase A, with the protein MRIARNITELVGRTPLVRLNRIPQTEGCVAEIVVKLESLNPSASVKDRIGVSMINAAEEEGLITPEKTILVEPTSGNTGIALAMTAAAKGYRLILTMPETMSGERRAMLRAYGAELELTPGMEGMSGAIRRAQQIVNSTPNTYMLQQFRNPANAKVHRETTALEIWEDTDGQVDIVVAGVGTGGTITGVAEVIKARKPSSKAIAVEPANSPVLSGGQPGPHKIQGIGAGFIPQVLKIKLIDEVITITDDEAIAYSRRLAKEEGLLSGISSGAALCAAIRVAQREENKGRLIVMIQPSFGERYLSTPLFQDLEARLPASVG; encoded by the coding sequence ATGCGGATTGCTCGTAACATTACAGAACTTGTTGGTCGTACCCCCCTAGTTCGGTTGAACCGCATTCCTCAAACAGAAGGATGTGTTGCGGAAATTGTGGTGAAACTCGAAAGTCTAAACCCATCGGCATCAGTCAAAGACCGGATTGGGGTGAGTATGATTAACGCCGCCGAAGAGGAGGGGCTGATTACTCCTGAGAAAACAATATTAGTAGAACCCACTTCTGGAAATACAGGAATTGCCCTAGCAATGACAGCAGCAGCTAAGGGTTATCGATTAATTTTGACAATGCCAGAAACCATGAGTGGTGAGCGTCGGGCAATGTTGCGGGCTTATGGAGCAGAACTGGAACTAACACCAGGTATGGAAGGCATGAGTGGGGCAATTAGACGAGCGCAGCAAATAGTTAATAGTACGCCAAATACCTATATGTTGCAGCAGTTCCGCAATCCAGCTAATGCAAAAGTGCATCGAGAAACTACAGCTCTTGAAATTTGGGAAGATACTGATGGACAAGTAGATATAGTTGTGGCGGGTGTGGGCACTGGTGGTACGATCACTGGGGTAGCAGAAGTGATTAAAGCACGCAAACCTAGTTCTAAAGCGATCGCAGTTGAACCAGCCAATAGCCCAGTTTTATCTGGGGGACAGCCAGGGCCACACAAAATCCAAGGAATTGGCGCTGGGTTTATTCCCCAAGTTCTCAAGATAAAATTGATAGATGAAGTGATTACCATCACCGATGACGAAGCGATCGCTTATAGTCGGCGTTTGGCAAAAGAAGAAGGGCTACTATCTGGCATTTCCAGTGGAGCCGCTTTATGTGCAGCAATTCGCGTTGCTCAACGTGAAGAAAACAAAGGGCGTTTAATTGTGATGATTCAGCCCAGCTTTGGTGAGAGGTATCTGAGTACACCGTTGTTCCAAGACCTGGAGGCAAGGTTGCCCGCTAGCGTTGGTTAA
- a CDS encoding ABC transporter permease subunit, with product MMPNFIDKIGDWNPQLLRELKGRLKFFNVAIAVATSLLLQLVVFLYQLREFPDDRYSLTNTYCRLSQVYQRQQNQTYQQSDQYQIPGLNDLLTKNICPQNQIDWQLWWRDHWEYIFLTLSVIFVFTLLVAGTYLLINDLAKEESRGTLNFIRLSPQSETSILTGKLLGVPSLVYLVILVAVPLHLLAGRSAEIAFSYILSYYAILAASCIFFYSAALLFGLISRLFSGFQPWLGSGAVLLFLFTVMGFASSSSSNILNNSTAWIRLFAPWDTINYLFPNLLRVYNGSQLKNLEFFYLPLGTNVISIVGFHLLNLGLCSYGILQALKRSFRNPQASIISKGQSYVLVAFCQVMMWGFTLQSWDNDSNFYEQVGQNLVFLAIYNLGLLLSLIAILSPHRQDVQDWARYRHQEVSNRKSVWRDLIWSEKSPALVAIAINLAIVTIPLLVWISITSVFDTDYSHNGAGDDFNRLKALSFVALSISIIMIYATIAQLILLLKTPKRSFWAIGTIGTVTFLPPMILEFLGISAWKNPTVWLFSTFPWSAIQYSGVTTIFMAFLVQLSVLALLSFQLTKQVRLAGESATKALLVGR from the coding sequence ATGATGCCCAATTTTATAGACAAAATCGGCGATTGGAATCCGCAACTATTGCGGGAACTCAAAGGTAGGCTGAAATTTTTTAATGTTGCGATCGCAGTTGCAACATCGTTACTACTGCAACTGGTAGTTTTTTTATATCAATTACGGGAGTTTCCTGACGATCGATACTCGCTAACAAACACATATTGTCGTTTAAGCCAAGTATATCAACGGCAACAAAACCAAACTTACCAGCAATCAGATCAATATCAAATTCCTGGCCTCAATGATTTACTCACAAAGAATATTTGTCCCCAAAATCAAATTGATTGGCAGTTGTGGTGGCGAGATCATTGGGAATATATATTCCTGACTTTGAGTGTAATTTTTGTATTTACACTATTAGTTGCAGGAACTTATTTATTAATCAACGATTTAGCCAAAGAAGAAAGTCGAGGTACATTGAATTTCATCCGTCTTAGCCCTCAATCTGAAACTAGTATATTAACTGGAAAATTACTAGGAGTTCCGAGTTTAGTTTATCTCGTCATCTTAGTTGCAGTTCCTTTACATCTGTTGGCTGGACGTTCTGCGGAAATTGCCTTTAGTTATATTTTGAGTTACTACGCTATTCTTGCCGCTAGCTGTATTTTCTTCTACAGTGCCGCATTGCTATTTGGTTTAATTAGTCGTTTATTTAGCGGTTTTCAGCCTTGGTTAGGTAGTGGTGCAGTATTGCTTTTCTTGTTCACAGTAATGGGGTTTGCATCATCGTCTTCTAGCAACATTTTAAATAATTCAACTGCTTGGATAAGGCTTTTCGCTCCTTGGGATACAATAAATTATCTGTTTCCTAACTTGTTACGTGTATACAATGGTTCTCAACTGAAAAACCTCGAGTTTTTCTATTTACCATTAGGGACAAATGTTATTAGTATTGTTGGTTTCCATTTATTAAATTTGGGATTGTGCAGTTACGGAATCTTACAAGCTCTAAAACGTTCTTTCCGTAATCCTCAAGCCTCAATTATAAGCAAGGGGCAAAGTTATGTATTAGTAGCTTTTTGCCAGGTAATGATGTGGGGCTTTACCTTACAATCGTGGGACAATGATTCCAACTTTTATGAACAGGTTGGGCAAAATTTAGTTTTTCTGGCAATATACAACTTGGGGTTACTTTTGAGTTTGATTGCCATTCTTTCCCCTCATCGTCAAGATGTACAAGATTGGGCAAGATATCGACATCAAGAAGTTTCTAACCGCAAGAGTGTTTGGCGGGATCTAATTTGGTCAGAAAAAAGCCCTGCACTTGTGGCGATCGCTATTAATCTGGCAATTGTTACTATCCCTTTGCTAGTCTGGATTTCAATTACATCTGTTTTCGATACCGACTATAGCCATAATGGGGCAGGTGACGATTTTAACAGGTTAAAAGCACTTTCATTTGTAGCTTTGTCTATCAGCATAATCATGATTTACGCTACCATTGCCCAATTAATACTTTTGCTGAAAACTCCCAAACGTTCTTTCTGGGCAATAGGTACTATAGGTACGGTAACGTTCTTACCACCAATGATTCTAGAATTTCTCGGCATCTCCGCGTGGAAAAATCCTACTGTATGGCTGTTTTCAACCTTTCCTTGGTCAGCGATCCAATATTCTGGGGTGACAACAATTTTTATGGCATTCCTGGTTCAGTTGAGTGTTTTAGCATTGTTAAGTTTCCAGTTGACCAAGCAGGTAAGATTAGCAGGTGAATCTGCTACGAAAGCATTGTTAGTAGGACGCTAG
- a CDS encoding ABC transporter ATP-binding protein — translation MVKELAICTRGLTKQFDRHVAVNDVDLEIQAGEVYGLIGPNGAGKTTLIRMLATAEEPTTGEIYINGDRLLRDKSNPKLKRRLGYLPDDYPLYEDLTVWDYLDYFARLYRLREPRRTQRLHEVLELIQLGNKRHSQISTLSRGMKQRLSLARTIIHEPILLLLDEPVSGLDPIARMHFREIIKALQEAGMTVIISSHVLSDLAELCTSVGIMELGFLVESTSLQQLYQRLSHQQIVISTLGNLETLLKELKHHHLVEEWEVISGKNSVRVNFSGKEEDSAELLRSLIKADIPLTDFHCTQEDLETIFLKLGHKQAS, via the coding sequence ATGGTAAAAGAATTAGCAATTTGCACCCGTGGACTAACTAAGCAATTTGACAGACACGTTGCTGTTAATGATGTGGATTTAGAAATCCAGGCGGGGGAAGTATATGGACTGATTGGGCCCAATGGCGCGGGTAAAACAACTCTCATCCGCATGTTGGCAACTGCTGAAGAACCAACTACGGGTGAGATTTATATTAATGGCGATCGCCTACTCCGTGACAAGAGTAATCCCAAACTGAAGCGTCGTCTAGGCTACTTACCCGATGACTACCCACTATATGAAGATTTGACTGTCTGGGATTACCTAGATTATTTTGCGCGTCTCTATCGCTTGCGAGAACCGCGCCGCACTCAACGTCTACATGAAGTTTTAGAACTTATTCAACTTGGAAATAAACGCCACAGCCAGATTTCTACTCTGTCACGGGGGATGAAACAGCGCTTAAGTTTAGCGCGAACCATTATCCACGAACCGATTTTACTACTACTAGATGAGCCTGTTTCTGGGCTTGACCCCATCGCCAGGATGCACTTTCGCGAAATCATCAAGGCTTTGCAAGAAGCTGGGATGACTGTAATCATTTCTTCCCATGTTCTCAGTGATTTAGCGGAACTGTGTACATCTGTGGGAATTATGGAACTTGGCTTCTTGGTAGAAAGTACTTCCCTACAGCAACTTTACCAACGTCTTTCCCACCAGCAAATTGTGATATCCACTTTAGGGAACCTGGAGACACTTTTAAAGGAATTGAAACATCATCATTTAGTAGAAGAGTGGGAGGTGATATCAGGAAAAAATAGCGTGCGGGTGAATTTTTCGGGTAAAGAAGAAGATAGTGCGGAGTTGTTGCGATCGCTGATCAAAGCAGATATTCCTCTGACTGATTTTCACTGTACACAAGAAGACTTAGAAACTATTTTCTTAAAATTAGGTCACAAACAAGCATCTTAA
- the purT gene encoding formate-dependent phosphoribosylglycinamide formyltransferase translates to MNIKLPQKLMLLGSGELGKELAIAAQRLGNYVIAVDRYPNAPAMQVADASEVISMLSADDLEAVVTKHQPDIIIPEIEAIRTEKLIEFEQRGITVIPTAAATNYTMNRDRIRELAHQQLGIRTAKYGYATTLEELITISDEIGFSNVVKPVMSSSGKGQSVVQDKSEVEKAWNYAIANSRGDSQKVIVEEFINFEIEITLLTIKQWNAPTIFCPPIGHRQERGDYQESWQPALISEDKILKSQEIARKVTDALGGAGIFGVEFFITKDEVIFSELSPRPHDTGMVTLISQNLNEFELHLRAILGLPIPHIEQLGASASAVILASEKSDSIGFTGVADALSEKDVDIRLFGKPNAHPYRRMGVALAKGLNIQEAREKAIKAASKITII, encoded by the coding sequence ATGAATATTAAGTTGCCCCAAAAATTGATGCTGCTAGGTTCAGGAGAATTAGGGAAAGAATTGGCGATCGCGGCTCAACGTCTTGGTAATTATGTGATTGCCGTTGACCGCTATCCCAATGCTCCCGCTATGCAAGTTGCTGATGCCTCTGAAGTGATTTCTATGCTCAGTGCTGATGATTTAGAAGCTGTAGTGACAAAACATCAGCCAGATATTATCATACCAGAAATTGAAGCTATTAGAACAGAAAAACTGATCGAATTTGAGCAGCGAGGGATTACAGTTATACCAACTGCGGCTGCCACTAACTATACAATGAACCGCGATAGAATTAGGGAACTGGCGCATCAACAATTGGGCATCAGAACGGCTAAATATGGTTATGCAACAACCCTAGAAGAATTGATTACAATTTCTGATGAAATTGGGTTTAGTAATGTTGTTAAACCTGTGATGTCATCCTCTGGTAAAGGTCAGTCTGTAGTGCAGGATAAGAGTGAAGTTGAGAAAGCATGGAATTATGCGATCGCAAATTCTAGAGGAGACAGTCAAAAGGTCATCGTAGAAGAATTTATTAATTTTGAAATCGAGATAACATTATTAACAATTAAACAGTGGAATGCACCGACTATTTTCTGTCCTCCTATTGGTCATCGCCAAGAACGAGGAGATTATCAAGAATCGTGGCAACCCGCACTAATTTCTGAAGATAAGATATTAAAATCTCAAGAAATAGCGAGAAAAGTTACTGATGCTTTAGGAGGAGCCGGAATTTTTGGCGTTGAATTTTTCATTACTAAAGATGAAGTGATTTTTTCCGAACTTTCTCCCAGACCGCACGATACGGGAATGGTGACATTAATCTCACAAAATCTCAATGAATTTGAACTACATCTAAGAGCCATTTTAGGTTTGCCAATTCCTCATATAGAACAGCTAGGAGCCTCAGCTAGTGCGGTAATTTTAGCTTCGGAAAAATCTGATTCTATTGGTTTTACAGGTGTAGCCGATGCTTTGTCAGAAAAAGATGTCGATATTAGATTATTTGGTAAACCTAATGCTCATCCATATCGACGAATGGGAGTAGCTTTAGCCAAGGGTCTGAATATCCAAGAGGCTAGAGAAAAAGCTATTAAAGCTGCAAGTAAAATCACAATTATTTAA